One genomic window of Moorella glycerini includes the following:
- a CDS encoding small, acid-soluble spore protein, alpha/beta type codes for MARRRGVMSDALKYELARELGVYDTVAREGWGGVPSRQCGNLVRLAIEKAEQMVRQNQL; via the coding sequence ATGGCCAGAAGGCGCGGGGTTATGTCCGATGCTCTGAAGTATGAACTGGCCCGGGAGTTGGGTGTTTACGACACCGTGGCCAGGGAAGGCTGGGGTGGCGTGCCATCCCGACAGTGCGGCAACCTGGTCCGGCTAGCCATTGAAAAAGCTGAACAAATGGTGAGGCAAAACCAGTTGTAA